The Qipengyuania oceanensis genome includes the window CCGAACGGCGCATCATGGTCACGAACACGCCGGGCGTCTTCACCGACGATACCGCCGACATCGCGATGGAGATGATCATCGGCGTGCCCCGGCGAGTGCGCGAAGGCGTCGCGCTCGTCCGGCGCGGCGAATGGACGGGGTGGGCTCCGTCCCACCTCCTGGGACGCAAGCTCGGCGGGAAAGTGCTCGGCATCGTCGGGATGGGGCGTATCGGACAGGCCGTGGCGCACCGGGCCAAGGCCTTCGGCCTCGAGATTGCCTATCATAACCGCAAGCCGCTGCCCGAGGCAGTCGAAAGGATGTTCGGCGCACGCTACGTCGCCGAACTCGACGATCTGCTCGCCGAAGCCGATATCGTCACCCTGCATTGTCCGCATACCAAGGACACGCACGACCTGATCGATGCGCGGCGCTTCGCCCTGATGAAGGACGGGGTCTCGCTCATCAACACCGCCCGCGGCGAACTCGTCGACATCGACGCTCTGGTCGATGCGCTCGAGGCGGGCAAACTCGCCGGAGCGGGGCTCGACGTCTATCCGAACGAGCCGGAAGTGGATCCCCGGCTGCTCGCATTTCCCAACGTGATGACCCTGCCGCATATCGGCAGTGCCACGATCGAGGGACGCGAAGCCTCCGGCGAGAAGATCATCGCCAACATCCGCTTCTGGATCGACGGACACCGGCCGCCGGACCAAGTGCTCGACGCACTCGTCTGAGGCGCAATCCCGACCTGTTCGACGGTTAATTCTGCCCGAGTGGCAAATAAGCAATTCGGCAAGGATTTGCCCTTACAAGCAGTGACATCGAAGGATGTCGCACGCGTGATCGAAGTCGAAATTCAGAACGAAACGCACCAGACGCAAGCGCGCCTGCGGTTTGCCGCAGTGCCACGCATCGGCGAAGGCATTCGCCTGCGCGAACCCGACGGATTCTGGGCGTCCTACGACGTCATCGATCTCTGGTACCAGCAAGCCGAATACGGCGACATCTGGATTCCCTATCTGCACGTGCGCATGACCCCGACCGAGCACGCCGCGCAAAATGGCACCGGCATTGCCAATCAGTTCGTAGACCCATCGCGCGACTACGAAGAGCTGGAGTTCGATCCATTCAAGGGCTGATCAAACGCAACAACCCGCCCGCCGGGACGAAGCTATCCGCAGACGGCACGGTGCGCGATGCACGTGCTTCCGATAGTGCAGGTGCGACTCCCGGCCGTCAGGTCGAGCGGAGCGCGGCTCCTGCGACCAAGCGGTACGCGCTGATCGTCGACGACAGCCGCATGATCCGCAGCCTTTCGCGAAGAATCGTCGCAAGCGTCGGCTTCGAGGTGAACGAGGCGGAGAACGGACAGGAAGCGCTCGCCCGGTGCAAGGCTGCCATGCCCGATCTCGTCCTGCTCGACTGGGACATGCCGGTTATGACCGGCATCGAGTTCGTCGCCGCACTGCGTGCCATGCCCGGCGGAACCCGGCCGAAGGTAGTCTTCTGCACGTCCAAGTCGGGCGCGCACGACATCCACAAGGGGATCGATGCGGGCGCCGACGAATGGATCGCCAAGCCGTTCGACGAAGCCGGCCTGCGAGCGAAGCTGCAGACCGTCCTCGCGAGCTGATCAGTCGCCGGTCAGGATCCGCTCGACCAGCTGCGCCACCGTGGGCGTAAAATTGTTCGAATAGAACGGGTCCTGCTTGAACCGGTAGGCCGCATGGCCGGCAAACGCGAGATTGTCGTCCGGATCGCCGCCGTGCGCGATGTCCTGGAGCGTCTTCTGGATGCAGAAGCTGCGCGGGTCGGCGAGGCGACCGGTCGTGTGGTTGTCGTGATCCTTCCAGCTCGAAAACTGGCAGTGCGACAGGCAGCCCATGCAATTCTGCTGATCGGTGCGGATTTGCTCGGCGCTTTCGGGCGTGGCGAACACGACCGTGTCGTCGGGCGTCTTCAGCGCTTCCGTGAAGCCTTCCTGCATCCAGCTCTGCGCCTTGCGCTGATCGCCCGGGTGGACGAAGAAATACTTGGCCTTGCCGTGATCCATGAGCGGGATCGTGCCTTCTTCCTCGTCACGCTTGAAGATCGGGATCTGGCGCTCCGACCGGTGCATCAGATCGTAGAGGAAAGGGGTCTTCACCGCGCTCGAATAGAAGCCGGTGGGCGAGAACTTGTGCAGCAGGACGTCGCCCGGCTCGACGGTGCGGAGCATGTCCTTCCACACCTGCGGAATGGGGCTTTCCTCGGTCAGCAGGGGCCTCGTTCCGAACTGGAAGGCGATCTTGCCCAGCTCGGGATTGTCGATCCATTCATCCCATTCGCGCAGGAACCACACCCCGCCGGCCATGACGATCGCGGTGTCTTCCGAGACGCCTTCGGCACGCATGGTTTCACGCAGCGCCTTGACGCGCGGATAGGGGTCTTCGGGCTTGCGCGGGTCTTCCGCATTGGAGAGGCCGTTGTGTCCGCCCGCGAGCCAGGGGTCTTCGTACACGACCGCCGCCATCAGCTCGGGCACCTTGGAATAGCTGCGCTTCCAGAGCGCGCGGAACGCGCGGGCCGAACTGACGATCGGCAGGTAATGGACATTGTGCTTCGCCGCGATCTCGGCCAGCTTGTAAGGCATGCCTGCACCGCAGGTCACGCCGGTGACCAGACCCGGGCAATTTTCGAGAACCCCTTCGAGCACCTGCTGCGCGCCGCCCATTTCCCACAGGACGTTGATGTTGATCGCGCCCTTCCCGTTTGCGATCTCGTGCGCCATCTTCACCTGAGTGGTGGCTCCATCGATCGCGTAACGGACCAGCTGCTCGAACCGCTCCGTGCGGGTTGCCTGCGGATAGACCTGCGGGATCGGATTGCCATCGCTGTCGTAGCTGTCGGCGTTCACCGCGCTGACGGTTCCGATGGCGCCGGCCGCAGCCCAGGCGCCCGAACTCGCATGGTTCGTCGCGGAGACGCCCTTGCCGCCTTCGATGATCGGCCAGACTTCCCGTCCGCCGTAAACTATCGGGCTCAGCCCCTTGAATGCCATCGGTAATCCTGTCCAGTTTCGCGGTTACTTCGCCGCTTTGCCAGCCTCGCCCGGCGACCCGCGGCATGGCTTGATTTCATTCGGTTGCGGCCTCTTAGCCGCTGCCTTGAATTGTGCATAGTACCCCGACAATTCGGGCGCATCCTTGAAGGCGACGAGTTCAAAGCCGACCTGCTTGAACTCGCACGACAGCAGCAGGGGGTCGATGCCGTGCCGGTCGGTCGGCCGATCGATATCGACGACGATCACTTGCCCGTTCTCGCGAAGCGACGGCCACATGTGCCACAGGAACGCGTAAGGCTCCTGAATCTCGTGATACATGTGGACCATGAATATCCGGTCGAAGCTGCCCGCGGGAAGCTTGGGATCTTCGGGCTCGCCGAGCTTGATCGACACATTGTCGAGCCTTTCGCGCTCGACGCGCCCGGCAAGACGCCGCAGGGCTTCCGGATCGATGTCTTGCGCCAGGACCCGGCCGCCCTTCCCGACACGTTCCGCCAGGCGGACGGTATAATAGCCGTTGCCTGCACCGATATCGGCGACGGTCATCCCTTCCTCGATTTCGGCGAGATCCATCACGGTCTGCGCCTCGCCCCTGCTGTCGCGGGCATCCTCGGTCGAAAACTGGTTGGAACCCAGATTGGAGACCGGACGGTCGGGCTGCGGGAAGCTGGCTGCCTCTTCAGAGCGCCCCTTGCCTGCCTGCTGGCACCCGGCGAGCAATGCAGCTGTTAACAGGTATGGCCCGAGCGACTTCATCAGTCGACGTCCTCGATCTCCACCTTCTCCCCGGTCACGCGCTGTGCAAGGGCGGCGGAGATATAGTCGTCGATCGCGCCGTCGAGAACGCTGTCGGGAGAGGAAGAGGTGACGCCGGTCCGCAAGTCCTTGACCATCTGGTAGGGCTGGAGAACGTAGCTGCGGATCTGGTGGCCCCAACCGATGTCGGTCTTCTCGGCATATTCGCCGCTCGCCGCCGCTTCGCGCTCGGCCATCTCGCGTTCGAACAGCCGCGCCTTCAGCATGTTCATCGCGGTGGCGCGGTTCTTGTGCTGGCTGCGATCGTTCTGGCTTGCGACGACGATACCGGTCGGCTGGTGCGTGATCCTGACCGCGGAATCGGTCGTGTTGACGTGCTGACCGCCCGCCCCGCTTGCGCGATAGGTGTCGATCTTGAGGTCGCTCTCGTTGATCTCGATCGCGATGTCGTCATCGATCACGGGATAGACCCAGACCGAGCTGAAGCTCGTATGGCGCCGCGCCGAACTGTCGTAGGGGCTGATCCGGACGAGCCGGTGCACGCCGCTCTCTGTCTTGGCGTAGCCATAGGCGTTTTCGCCCTTGATCAGCAGCGTCGCCGACTTGATCCCGGCCTGGTCGCCAGACTGGTATTCCACCGTTTCCACCTTGAAACCGCGCCGTTCAGCCCAACGGGCATACATCCGCAGGAGCATCTCGGCCCAGTCCTGGCTTTCCGTGCCGCCTGCACCGGCGTGGATTTCGATATAGGTGTCATTGCCATCGGCCTCGCCTGAAAGCAGCGCCTGAACCTTGTCCGCATCCGCTCGGGCGGCGAGCTTTTCCAGACTGGCGAGACCGTCCGCGACGACGTCCTCGTCGCCTTCTGCGTCGCCCATCTCGATGAACTCGATCGCATCGGCCATTTCGGAGGAGATGTCGTTGACTGTGTTGACCGCCGTCTCGAGCTGCTTCTGCTCCCTACTGACCGCCTGGGCTTCCTTGGGATTGTCCCACAATGTCGGATCCTGGACGCGCGCATTGAGCTCGTCGAGGCGGCGCAGCGCCCGCTCCCAGTCGAGCGATTGGCGGACCAGCGCAAGCGCAGCTTCGATACGGTCGATATAGGCCTGCCCTTCGGCACGCATGTCAGGTCCCCAAGCAATCGGAGGGTAGGAATTGGCGCCCGCTTAGCGGACGCTCCGGAAATGTGAAAGCCTTGTGGCGATCGTGTAAGCGGCGGTTAGTAGATGCCGCCCTGGTCTTCCACGAAATCGGCAGGTTCATCGGCGCGGCCGCTTCTCCGCCCGCTGCGAACCGGATTGCGCGCGGCCCGGATCAGTTCGAGAATCTCGTCGCGACGCGATGCGATCTCGTCCTGCCGGGTGCTGCGATCGGGCTCGGTATCGGGCTTGAAGGCTTCCCAAATGACCCCGGCGAGGGGCTCGTCCGTCGGCCAGGCGTCGAATACGCGCTTGCCAGAGCGGCGGTCGATGCGGACCATGCGGATGCCGGGCGGTGCGACAAAGGGCTCGTCGCTCCATTTCTCGCGCGTTTCCTGCACGAACTGCTTGAAGATCGGCGCGGCGTGCCGCCCGCCCTGGGCATAGCCGCCAAGGCTGCGAGGCTGGTCGAAACCCATGTAGACGCCCGCCACGATGTCCGGCGATCCGCCGACGAACCAGACATTGGTCGGGCCGTTGGTCGTGCCCGTCTTGCCGAACAGGGGGAGATCGAGATCGCGAAGGACGGTCGCGGTGCCGCGCTGCACCACGCCTTCGAGCATGTGCACGACCTGGAAAGCAGTGCGCGGGTCGAGGACCTGCTGGCCGGCCGGTTTGAAGCGCGGCATCGGCTGCCCGTCCCATTGCGCCATGTTGCAGCCGGTGCACTTGCGGTTGTCGGCGCGCCAAACGACCTTTCCGCGCCGGTCCTGCACGTAATCGATCGTCGTGCCCGCTTGCTGGCGTCCGTGATTAGCGAGCGCCGCGTAGGCGTTGACCATCTTGCGAACCGTCGTGTCGCCCGCACCGAGCGCGGTGGAGTAATAGGGATCGTAGTCGCCGATGCCGACGCGCTTGAAGGTCTTGACGACGTTGGTCATTCCCGCCTCGTCGGCGATATGCACCGTCATCAGGTTGCGCGACTGTTCGAGGCCCCAGCGCATCGTGTGCACCCCGCCCCCGCCGCGGTCGAAGTTGCGGAAGCATTTCTCTCCCAGGGCAGCGCCCTGATAGACGCAGAACGTCTGGTCGGGCACTTCGCTCGCGGGCGTCATCCCGCTGTCGAGGCCGGTCGCGTAGACGAAGGGCTTAATCGTCGAGCCCGGCTGGCGATCGGCCTGGGTGGCGCGATTGAAATCGCTGAGCCGCGAATCGAACCCGCCCTGCATCGCGACGATGCGCCCCGTCTGGGGCTTCTCGGCGAGGAATCCGCCCGATACTTCGGGCACGGTGCGCACGCGGTAACCGTTGCCCGAGGGCGAGGCGACGATGACATCGCCCGTCTTGAGAGCGTCGGGAAGGCCGGTCAGCGGCTTTTCCTCGCCATCGGAAAATCCGATAGTCGCGCTCTGTCCCGTTCGCTGGGTCACGACACCCACGCGCCAGTCCTCGTAATTGATCCCGAGGTAGGAGCTGACGAGCTGGCTCTGCCAATTGCCGTCCTCCATCTTCAGGGTGGCAATCGGGCCCGTCCAGCCACGTCCACCATGATAGCGCAGCAGGCCTGCCCGCAGGGCGTTGCGCGCGGCATCCTGCAACTCCGGATCGAGCGAGGTGCGCACCCACAGTCCGCCGGCATAGACCGAATCCTTGCCGTCCTCGGCCGTCTCTCCGAAGCGTTCGATCAGCTCGCGGCGCACTTCCTCGAGGAAGTAGCCGGCATCGACCGAGGCATGGGCCGAACGCAAGGCGCCCAGCCCCAGCGGCCGCGCTTTCGCTTCGGCAGCCTGCGCGTCGGTAATGAAATCGTTCGATGCCATCTGGTCGAGCACGAAGTTGCGGCGCTCGATGGCAAGCGCTTCGTTCTTCTTGCGGCCATAGCGTTCCGGCGCCTTCGGCAGGATCGCGAGAAAGGCCATTTCGTGCAGCTCGAGGTCGCCGACGTCCTTGTCGAAATAGGCGCGCGAGGCGGCCTGCACGCCGAAGCTGCGCCGGCCGAGCGGAATCTCGTTGAGATACAGCGTCAGGATTTCCTGCTTGGACAGGACGCTCTCGATCCGGCGGGCGAGCAGCATTTCCTTCAGTTTGCGGGTGACCGAGTATTCGTCGCCGAGCAGCAGGTTCTTGGCGACCTGTTGGGTGATGGTCGAGCCGCCGACCGCACGCTCGCCCGAGCCGTATTTCGTGGCATAGTCGACGACGGCGCCCAGCGTGCCGGTGATATCGACGCCGCCGTGGCTGAAGAAGGTCTTGTCCTCTGCCGCCAGATAAGCCTCGATCAGCTGCGAGGGGAAATCCTGGTACTGCAACTGGACGCGCCGTTCGCGCGCGTAGGAATGGACGATCTCGCCGTCGATCCCGCGCACCATCGTCGGCAGCGGCGTCTCGTAATCCAGTAGCCGGTCGGCGTCGGGCAGATTGCTCGCGAGCACGGTCCAGCCGATGATGACGATGGCCGCGCCGAGGCCGAATAGAACGGCGAAGACCTTGAACAGGCGGCTTTCCCGCCAGCGCGCAAGAAACCATTGCCACAGAATGGCGGGGTCGCGACGCAGGCGATAGCGGAGGTATTCGAGATCGGCGAGTTCGGTCATCGTGGGCGGTGCCCTAGCATGCGTGGCTCATCTATCGCCAGCCACATTGCTGGAAAGTTTACGCGAAAAATGCGTCCTGATAGCCGAGGCCATTGCTTGCGCAAATCGCTCCTGTCCTTCGCGCGAAGCGAGGCGCTGCGCATCGCGCGCGTTGGTGACGAAACCCGATTCGAACAGGACCGAGGGGATGTCGGGGGCACGCAGCACGATCAGCGAGGCAGATCGCTGCACCTGCGGGTGGAACTCGATCTGTCCGCGGCCCGAACGCTCGATCAGCTGCGCGAACGCGACCGATTCCTCCTGCGTGCGGCGGCGCGACAGGTCGACGAGGATGTCGTTTACCGCCGCGCTGCGACCGCCAAGGTCCACACCGTTGACGGCACCGGACGCGTTCTCGCGCGCCGCGAAGCGCGCCGCAGCCGCGCTCGATGCCGAACTCGACAGCGTGTAGATGCTTGCCCCCGAGACGTCGCTCTGCTCGCCGGCGGAATCGGCATGGATCGAGATGTAGAGGTCGGCCGACAGCTCGCGCGCGATCTGCGGACGGCGCTCGAGCGGCACGAAGCTGTCGTCGTCGCGGATCATCGCCACCCGTACATCGCCCGCCTCGAGCAACCGCTGACGCAAGGCATTGGCAAGGCCGAGGACCAGGTCCTTCTCGAGATAGCCATCCCCGGTCGCCCCGTAATCGAAACCGCCATGCCCCGGATCGAGCACGACCAGCGGATAGGCATCGCCGGCAGGGCCGGAAACGCGCGGAAGTTCTGCCGGCGCCTTCGCCTCCTCGATCGCGAACCGCAGGACATAGTCGCGTCCAAAGATGGGAACGGTGATCCGCGTTCCGGTCACCACGAGGCCCAGCAGCGCTGCCGCAATCAGGGCGATGACGAGGCCGAGCTGGATGCGCAGTTTCATTGCCCGCATGGGTTAGAAGGATGCGTTGCATTTGTGCAATATGGTTGCTCATCAAAACCGGGGGTGCTAGCGCTCCGCCCATCGATGGCACACCGTCGATACCCCGCGCCGGGCACCCTCGCCCGGACCTTACGACAGGTTGACGCACCGATGAGAAGCCTCCTCCCGCAACCGCAGGCGCCGCATTCCGGCGAACTCCTGCGCGTCGCCGGCAGGGCAGCGTGGATATCCCGCATTCTCTGCGATGCAGACACATCATTCCGGCCAGTCGCGGCAGAGCGCGCATGCCGGTCCGTTCAAGCCGCACCAGCCATCCGGCCGGTCGGCCCTTCATACAATTCGCGTCGAGAGCAGGCCGTGGTTCCACGGCCGCCAGGCGCATGGAGAATATTTAATGGCAACGCGTATGCTGATCGATGCGCGCCACCCGGAAGAAACGCGGGTGGCAGTGCTCAAGGGCAACCGGATTGAAGAATTCGATTTCGAATCTGCTGATCACAAGCAGATCAAGGGTAACATCTATCTAGCCAAGGTCACGAGGGTCGAGCCCTCGTTGCAGGCCGCATTCGTCGATTTCGGCGGCAACCGGCACGGTTTCCTCGCCTTCAACGAAATCCACCCCGACTATTACCAGATCCCCCAGTCGGATCGTGAGGCGCTGCTCGCCGAAGAAGCGGCGCACGCCGAAGAAGAAGCGATGCTTCGAGCCGAGGACGACGAGGAGAACGACGGCGAGGACGCCGGTGACGATCTCGACGACAACGGCGACGAAGACGAGGACGACGAGGAAAGCTCGGACGCCCTGGTCGACGATCTCGCCGGTGACGACGAAGGTGTCGAGGAAATCGACACTTCCGAGAAGGACGACGTCTCTACTATCGAGGAAGGCCAGGTCGACGGCAGCGAAGACGACGCGTCAGACGAAGACGAGGACGAAGATCGCAAGTCCGACCAGCGGCGCGGTCGCGGCCGGCGCAAGGGCCGTCGCCAGGGCGGCGGTCGCGGCAAGGCCAAGCAGGCCGACGAATTGCGCGCCAAGCGCCTTGAGCTTCGTCGCCGCTACAAGATCCAGGACGTCATCCAGCGCCGCCAGGTGCTGCTGGTCCAGGTCGTAAAGGAAGAGCGCGGCAACAAGGGGGCGGCGCTGACCACATATCTCAGCCTTGCCGGCCGCTATTGCGTGCTCATGCCCAATTCGAGCCATGGCGGCGGCATCAGCCGCAAGATCTCGAATGTCGGCGACCGCAAGCGGCTGAAGAGCATCGTGTCCGATCTCAGCCTGCCCAAGTCGATGGGGCTGATCGTCCGCACCGCCGGCCTCAGCCGCACGAAGCCGGAGATCAAGCGCGACTTCGATTATCTAGCACGGCTGTGGGACGAGATCCGCGAGCGGACGCTCGCCTCGACCGCGCCGACGCTGATCCACTCGGACTCGGATCTCATCAAGCGCGCCATCCGCGACATCTACAATCGCGAGATCGAGGAAGTCGTCGTCGAGGGCGAGGAAGGCTACAAGTCGGCCAAGCAGTTCATGAAGCTGCTGATGCCGAGCCACGCCCGGCGGGTGAAGGCCTATTCCGATCCGGTCCCGCTGTTCCAGCGCTATGGCGCCGAGGACCAGCTGCGCGCGATGTACGACCCGGTGGTCCAGCTCAAGTCTGGCGGCTACCTCGTCATCAACCCGACCGAGGCGCTGGTCTCGATCGACATCAACTCGGGCCGCTCGACCAAGGAACACGGGATCGAGCAGACCGCGCTCGCGACCAATCTGGAAGCGGCGAAGGAAATCGCCCGTCAGTTGCGGCTGCGAGACATGGCCGGCCTCGTCGTGATCGACTTCATCGACATGGAGTACAACTCCTCCAATCGTAAGGTCGAAAAGTGCATGAAGGATGCGCTCAGGAACGACCGTGCACGCATCCAGATCGGCAGGATCTCCAGTTTCGGCCTGATGGAAATGAGCCGCCAGCGTCTGCGCACCGGCGTGCTCGAGGCGACAACCCGCGAATGTCCGCATTGCGACGGCACCGGCCTTGTCCGGACCGCATCGTCGGCCGGCCTGTCGGCGCTGCGCCTGATCGAGGACGAGGCAGCCAAGGGCAAGGGATCGCTCATCACGCTGTCCGCCAGCACCGAGGCCGCCATCTACCTGCTCAACTCGAAGCGCGCCGACCTGCGCGAAATCGAGGATCGCTACAATGTCTCGGTCGAAGTCCTTCCCGAAGGCGAGGACGAAGGCGCGAAGATGGGTGTGCGCAGCAGCGGACCCCGCCCGACCGCAGCTCCCAAGTTCGATCCGATCGTCGATGAGGAAGACGACGAGCCCGAGGTCGATGAGCCCGAAGATCTGGCCGACGACGAGGACGAGGACGACCGGCCGAAGAAGAAGCGCCGGCGGCGTCGTGGCGGTCGCAACCGCAACCGCAGCCGCGACGAACGCGACGGCGACGACAATGGTTCGGACGATGGCGACGACAGCGACGACGGCGAGGGAAGCGATAGCTCCGACAGCGCTTCCGACGATTCATCGGACAGCGACGACAAGCCCCGCAAGCGGCGTCGCCGTGGCGGCCGTGGACGTCGCGGACGAGGTCGGGATATGGCCGATGGCGACGGAGACGGCAACGAGACCGTGACCGCGGAAGACGCTGCGAACCTGGAGCAGGTGTCGGAACAGATCGTCGAGGACATGGCGGTCGTCGCCGGTCCTGAAGACGCTCCCGAGACCGCGGAAGTTGCGGCCGAGGAAGACGCTAAGCCGAAGAAGAAGCGCGCTCCGCGCAAGAAAAAGGCCGACGCCGAAGCGGCTGCAGAGCCGGTTGCAGGGGAAGATGCCGCGCCCGAGGCAAAGCCGAAGGCAAAGCGCGCCCCTCGCAAGAAGAAGGCTGAAGCCGAGGCGGAGGCCATTGCTGACGCTAGCGACGAGGAAAAGCCGGTGGCCAAGCCGCGCAAGCCTCGCGCTAAGAAAGCCGACAAGACTGACAAGGCGGAAGAGCCCGAAACGGTTGCCAAGTCCGCCGATGCCGCAGCGCCGGCGGTGGCTGAAGTCGGAGCAGATCAAACTGATGAATCTGCGGCACCGGTGTCCCAGGACAGCGGCTCCGACGATCAGGACGACAAGCCGCGCCGCGGTTGGTGGCAACGCACCTTCGGCGAATGACGAGAAGCGAGACCGCCGTCGAGGTACCGGCTCACCACCGGCTTGGCGGCGGTTTTCGCAATCCGCCCGGCAGCCCCCGCCAGACGGCAGGTCTGCGCGACATGTTACGCTTCCTGTTCGTCGACATGCGGCGGGCGAGTGTGCCCCCGATCCCTGCCGGCCATCTAGCGGCGAACCCGCTGAGTCTCGCACAGCTGCATGAAAACGAGATCGCCTGGCTCGGCCATGCCTGTTTCGCAATGCGGATGGCAGGCCAGCTGATCCTGACCGATCCCTATCTGAGCGAAACCGCGGGACCTGCCGGATTGGGGCCAAAGCGGTTCATACCGCCGGCAGTCAGCGCCGATGCGCTGCCCAGGCTCGATCTCATCGCGATCAGCCACAACCACTACGATCACATCGATGCCAAGGCCCTGCGCGCCTATCGCTGGCGAGCCGAGACGCCGGTGATCTGCCCGCTCGGCGTCGGCAAGCTGATGCGCAAGCTCGGCTACGAGCAGGTCACCGAACTCGACTGGTGGCAGCGACAGGTGTTCGGCGAGCTGACGGTGAAATGCCTTCCCGCCGTCCATTTCTCGGGCCGCGGGCCATTCGATCGAAACCGCACCCTCTGGGCGAGTTTCTCATTCCTCTCGAACGAGCGCAAGGTCTGGTTCGGCGGGGACACCGCGCCCGGGCCGGTATTTCGCGAGATCGGCGAACGCGACGGCCCCTACGATCTCGCGATTGTCGGTATCGGGGCCTACGAGCCCCGCTCCATCATGCAGGCAAGCCATGCGACGCCGGAAGAAGGAATTGCGATCGCCC containing:
- a CDS encoding Rne/Rng family ribonuclease, producing the protein MATRMLIDARHPEETRVAVLKGNRIEEFDFESADHKQIKGNIYLAKVTRVEPSLQAAFVDFGGNRHGFLAFNEIHPDYYQIPQSDREALLAEEAAHAEEEAMLRAEDDEENDGEDAGDDLDDNGDEDEDDEESSDALVDDLAGDDEGVEEIDTSEKDDVSTIEEGQVDGSEDDASDEDEDEDRKSDQRRGRGRRKGRRQGGGRGKAKQADELRAKRLELRRRYKIQDVIQRRQVLLVQVVKEERGNKGAALTTYLSLAGRYCVLMPNSSHGGGISRKISNVGDRKRLKSIVSDLSLPKSMGLIVRTAGLSRTKPEIKRDFDYLARLWDEIRERTLASTAPTLIHSDSDLIKRAIRDIYNREIEEVVVEGEEGYKSAKQFMKLLMPSHARRVKAYSDPVPLFQRYGAEDQLRAMYDPVVQLKSGGYLVINPTEALVSIDINSGRSTKEHGIEQTALATNLEAAKEIARQLRLRDMAGLVVIDFIDMEYNSSNRKVEKCMKDALRNDRARIQIGRISSFGLMEMSRQRLRTGVLEATTRECPHCDGTGLVRTASSAGLSALRLIEDEAAKGKGSLITLSASTEAAIYLLNSKRADLREIEDRYNVSVEVLPEGEDEGAKMGVRSSGPRPTAAPKFDPIVDEEDDEPEVDEPEDLADDEDEDDRPKKKRRRRRGGRNRNRSRDERDGDDNGSDDGDDSDDGEGSDSSDSASDDSSDSDDKPRKRRRRGGRGRRGRGRDMADGDGDGNETVTAEDAANLEQVSEQIVEDMAVVAGPEDAPETAEVAAEEDAKPKKKRAPRKKKADAEAAAEPVAGEDAAPEAKPKAKRAPRKKKAEAEAEAIADASDEEKPVAKPRKPRAKKADKTDKAEEPETVAKSADAAAPAVAEVGADQTDESAAPVSQDSGSDDQDDKPRRGWWQRTFGE
- a CDS encoding MBL fold metallo-hydrolase, translating into MTRSETAVEVPAHHRLGGGFRNPPGSPRQTAGLRDMLRFLFVDMRRASVPPIPAGHLAANPLSLAQLHENEIAWLGHACFAMRMAGQLILTDPYLSETAGPAGLGPKRFIPPAVSADALPRLDLIAISHNHYDHIDAKALRAYRWRAETPVICPLGVGKLMRKLGYEQVTELDWWQRQVFGELTVKCLPAVHFSGRGPFDRNRTLWASFSFLSNERKVWFGGDTAPGPVFREIGERDGPYDLAIVGIGAYEPRSIMQASHATPEEGIAIARDLGANAALGMHWGTVMLTPEDPFEAPERFRKAALEQQYGETNAWILPIGGRRAF